In Nitrospinota bacterium, one genomic interval encodes:
- the purE gene encoding 5-(carboxyamino)imidazole ribonucleotide mutase — protein MDVVIMMGSKSDMAAMEKAADILKDFGVSFEVHVTSAHRSPARTAQIVDKAHKAGVKIFIAAAGLAAHLAGVVASHTDRPVIGVPMDGGPLQGMDALLSTVQMPGGVPVAGMAIGNSGAKNAAYLAVRILALSNPELAEKNRRFIKEQADAVGL, from the coding sequence ATGGACGTTGTGATAATGATGGGCAGCAAGTCGGACATGGCGGCGATGGAAAAGGCGGCCGACATCCTGAAAGATTTCGGCGTTTCGTTCGAGGTACACGTCACCAGCGCGCACCGCTCGCCGGCGCGCACCGCGCAGATCGTCGACAAGGCGCACAAGGCGGGGGTGAAGATATTTATCGCCGCGGCCGGCCTCGCCGCGCATTTGGCGGGGGTGGTCGCCAGCCACACGGACAGGCCGGTGATCGGCGTGCCGATGGACGGCGGCCCGCTGCAGGGGATGGACGCCCTTCTTTCCACCGTGCAGATGCCGGGCGGCGTGCCGGTGGCCGGCATGGCGATAGGAAACAGCGGCGCGAAAAACGCCGCCTATCTGGCGGTGCGGATATTGGCGCTTTCAAATCCGGAATTGGCCGAAAAAAACCGCCGCTTCATCAAGGAACAGGCCGACGCCGTCGGCCTCTGA